The following proteins are co-located in the Microbulbifer sp. VAAF005 genome:
- a CDS encoding HAD family phosphatase: protein MKIDVLLFDLGGVLIELKGRPLPTGKAPVTDVIISGPVRQFERGEITTEEFANALKSQLEIEESIETIIDHFTNWPAGFYPGAIELLSSLEKNYKVAALTNTNELHWPRITHEFNAHNYLGRIFASHLIGMAKPDEAFFKHALEQLEVEASSVVYMDDISRNVEVANKVGMTAFHTKGFDSVLEVIERLNIQK from the coding sequence TTGAAAATTGATGTATTACTGTTTGATCTCGGCGGCGTACTAATAGAGCTAAAAGGCCGTCCATTACCAACCGGTAAAGCGCCTGTGACAGATGTCATTATTTCCGGTCCGGTAAGGCAGTTTGAGAGAGGAGAAATCACCACGGAAGAATTTGCAAACGCTTTAAAATCTCAATTGGAAATAGAGGAATCGATAGAGACTATTATCGATCATTTCACAAACTGGCCTGCTGGATTCTATCCAGGAGCAATTGAATTACTCAGTTCTCTAGAGAAAAACTACAAAGTGGCCGCATTGACAAATACCAATGAACTTCACTGGCCACGCATCACTCATGAATTTAATGCACATAACTATTTGGGCAGAATATTCGCTTCCCACCTTATAGGTATGGCAAAGCCCGATGAAGCATTTTTCAAGCATGCGCTTGAGCAGCTGGAAGTCGAAGCCAGTAGTGTTGTGTATATGGATGATATCTCTAGAAACGTAGAGGTGGCGAATAAGGTGGGTATGACTGCGTTTCATACCAAGGGTTTTGATTCGGTGTTGGAAGTGATAGAACGTTTAAATATTCAAAAATAG
- a CDS encoding SMP-30/gluconolactonase/LRE family protein, giving the protein MQATHSILVETDAHEGLVYVPSQKRLYFTSVPDLEIENPQISIRYYDFITGEVVTWKHRSNMANSMWLSNDGEHLLVAEQGKGAIPGAISRISLSDGQREVFVDAYKGKPFNSPNKVVQSPSGWIYFTDPDYGYNQGFKPEPMLTPAVYAFDPSTKMLIRLSAEYMMPHGLAISPMGNQIYIGDTAAIDGKNPYNPKKTKDIYVSSLLTPEKLEEKQWVLSVPVGIPDGFIVTGPKNDLWVAAGDGLRHYRENGSLVNLYPVPGGVYSVATDGKAIYSSSNTAIWKTIPRGEEGG; this is encoded by the coding sequence ATGCAGGCTACCCATTCGATCTTGGTGGAAACGGATGCACATGAGGGGCTTGTTTATGTACCCTCCCAGAAACGTCTCTACTTCACCAGTGTTCCAGATTTAGAGATTGAGAATCCACAAATATCGATCCGTTACTACGACTTTATTACTGGCGAAGTTGTAACCTGGAAGCACCGAAGCAATATGGCAAACAGCATGTGGCTTAGCAATGACGGTGAACATTTATTGGTTGCAGAGCAGGGGAAAGGAGCAATCCCGGGCGCTATCAGCCGCATAAGCCTTTCAGACGGTCAACGAGAAGTGTTCGTAGATGCCTATAAAGGTAAGCCATTTAATTCACCCAATAAAGTTGTACAGTCACCCTCTGGCTGGATCTACTTCACCGATCCAGATTATGGCTACAACCAAGGCTTCAAGCCTGAGCCAATGTTAACGCCAGCTGTCTACGCTTTTGATCCTTCAACAAAAATGTTAATTCGCTTGTCAGCGGAGTACATGATGCCTCATGGGTTGGCAATCTCTCCAATGGGCAACCAAATTTATATTGGTGATACTGCAGCTATCGATGGAAAGAATCCTTACAACCCCAAAAAAACAAAAGACATTTATGTAAGCTCTTTGCTAACCCCGGAAAAATTGGAAGAGAAGCAATGGGTGTTGTCGGTACCAGTAGGGATTCCTGATGGTTTTATTGTTACTGGCCCCAAAAATGATCTGTGGGTGGCGGCAGGTGACGGACTGCGACACTATCGAGAGAACGGCTCCCTGGTTAATCTTTACCCTGTTCCCGGCGGTGTGTATAGCGTAGCAACTGACGGTAAAGCAATTTACTCATCAAGTAATACCGCTATATGGAAGACAATTCCCCGAGGGGAAGAGGGGGGATAG
- a CDS encoding amidase family protein — protein MTTSLHELVEMVLARKISAVSLIEEACDNAVAHSELNAFICLDRHGALQKAKCIDRELASGSHRRPLAGIPIVVKDNINVKGMHTTAGTLGMNFLPKSSAPVVERLEGCGAIVVGKTNLHELAFGVTSNNAAFGAVRNPWDIACFPGGSSGGTAVAVAAGIVPAGLGTDTAGSVRLPAALTGIVGFRPSTGSLSSQGVVPSVPAFDTIGPLAVSVEDTIYLFEVMTRGSVPQCKPINQLRLGLAHPLFDNLSPGVNQSFRALISTLIDAGVDLVEVDLSPIVSAALEIGFPIGFHQMRTAMGHFLANYQPQTQLEGLVAMIKSEDVKEVYQESVLGPKAPPDSAYQAALKKLPAVRDSYSKIIQQHQLDAIVFPTAPIEAQPLETSSYQLELNGQTLPTLDTLIYNNVSAPVTGAPSISIPIGPGTNGLPVGLEIDGLPGADLALLAVARQIEQVITLQK, from the coding sequence ATGACGACTTCCCTTCATGAGCTTGTGGAGATGGTGCTCGCAAGAAAGATTAGCGCAGTATCACTGATTGAAGAAGCTTGTGACAATGCAGTTGCTCATTCCGAACTCAATGCTTTTATCTGTCTCGATCGGCATGGTGCCCTTCAAAAAGCCAAGTGTATTGACAGAGAATTGGCCTCCGGTAGCCACCGTAGGCCCCTTGCCGGTATCCCCATCGTTGTTAAAGACAATATCAATGTAAAGGGTATGCATACCACTGCTGGGACCCTCGGCATGAACTTTCTGCCGAAGTCCTCTGCCCCAGTGGTTGAGCGGCTAGAGGGATGTGGGGCCATAGTGGTTGGGAAGACCAATCTACATGAACTCGCCTTTGGCGTAACCTCCAATAACGCTGCATTTGGTGCCGTAAGGAATCCGTGGGACATCGCTTGCTTCCCCGGCGGTTCATCGGGGGGCACCGCTGTTGCTGTAGCCGCGGGGATTGTACCCGCTGGCCTCGGCACCGATACCGCCGGCTCCGTCAGATTACCGGCGGCGTTAACTGGTATTGTTGGCTTTCGCCCTTCAACTGGCAGCCTTAGCAGCCAGGGAGTCGTACCCTCTGTGCCAGCATTTGACACTATCGGCCCTTTGGCTGTTAGTGTCGAAGATACCATCTATCTGTTTGAAGTGATGACAAGGGGCTCCGTACCCCAATGCAAGCCAATCAATCAGTTGCGCTTGGGGCTTGCCCACCCTCTATTTGACAACCTCTCACCTGGAGTAAACCAGTCTTTCAGGGCTCTAATAAGCACCCTTATTGATGCCGGAGTAGACCTTGTAGAAGTAGACCTTTCACCAATAGTCAGCGCCGCTCTCGAAATCGGATTTCCCATCGGGTTTCATCAGATGCGGACAGCCATGGGGCATTTCCTGGCAAATTATCAACCACAAACTCAACTAGAAGGTTTGGTAGCAATGATCAAAAGTGAGGATGTGAAAGAGGTCTATCAGGAATCAGTGCTCGGCCCTAAGGCACCGCCAGACTCAGCCTATCAAGCGGCCTTAAAGAAATTGCCTGCTGTGCGCGACAGCTATTCGAAGATCATCCAGCAGCATCAACTGGACGCGATCGTATTTCCAACTGCACCTATCGAAGCGCAACCCCTGGAAACATCCTCATATCAACTGGAGCTAAATGGACAGACACTCCCCACCCTGGACACACTGATATACAACAATGTCTCCGCACCAGTTACCGGTGCCCCAAGCATCAGCATCCCCATCGGGCCTGGTACCAATGGATTACCGGTGGGCTTGGAGATAGATGGGTTACCTGGAGCGGATTTGGCACTACTTGCCGTAGCTAGACAGATCGAACAGGTAATAACACTCCAAAAGTAA
- a CDS encoding acyl-CoA thioester hydrolase/BAAT C-terminal domain-containing protein: MQKFIPFFLLTFSLFSFSLKAENYQYETSKVKHKNLVANLYLPKIEHKLPVVIAFGGSEGGLSTGNANGEMIAPHGVAVLALAYFKEKGLPKTLDQIPMEYFVDAIDYLESHPSIDSSRIGIVGGSRGSEAAFLLAAMDSRIKSIAVTTPSKVAWYGLTIPKSAWTFKDKDIPALGLGLDSNAKLIDRFNVALGNLNNVKKSLFKFENINGPILMVSAENDQVWPSYQMSKDIELYLQNKNFKYKVVHNSYKTGHGFSKETAPEIKKSIINHFVSTL; this comes from the coding sequence GTGCAAAAATTTATACCGTTCTTTCTTTTAACCTTTTCATTATTTTCTTTTTCATTAAAAGCTGAAAATTATCAATACGAAACAAGTAAGGTAAAACATAAAAATTTAGTTGCTAATCTATATTTACCTAAAATTGAACATAAGTTACCCGTAGTAATTGCTTTTGGTGGCTCTGAAGGTGGATTGAGCACAGGTAATGCTAATGGTGAAATGATCGCCCCTCACGGTGTTGCCGTTCTTGCGCTAGCATACTTTAAAGAAAAAGGGCTTCCTAAAACATTAGACCAAATTCCAATGGAATATTTTGTTGATGCAATTGATTATTTAGAATCACATCCGTCAATAGATTCTTCTAGGATCGGTATAGTCGGTGGTTCTCGTGGCTCTGAAGCTGCTTTTTTACTTGCTGCAATGGACTCTAGAATTAAGTCAATAGCTGTTACTACACCAAGCAAAGTTGCATGGTATGGACTAACAATACCAAAATCTGCTTGGACGTTTAAAGATAAAGATATTCCAGCTTTAGGCTTAGGATTAGATTCAAATGCAAAATTAATAGACAGGTTTAACGTTGCTTTAGGAAATTTAAATAATGTGAAGAAGTCATTATTTAAGTTTGAGAATATAAACGGTCCTATATTAATGGTTTCAGCAGAAAATGATCAAGTTTGGCCTTCCTATCAAATGTCCAAAGACATAGAGTTGTATTTACAGAATAAAAATTTTAAATACAAAGTAGTACATAATTCTTATAAAACCGGTCATGGTTTCAGTAAAGAAACAGCTCCAGAAATTAAAAAATCTATAATTAATCACTTTGTGAGCACATTGTAG